The genomic window GCCACACGCAGAGGTATGCCCAACTGGCCGCGAACGCAAGGATGGTGACGTCCCTTGGCGACTGACCAGGCCTCGTCGCAGCTACGGGAGCGCACCGCCGCGGCGGTGGAGCGCGCACGCGACACCATGCTGGCCGCGCAAACCGCCGACGGATACTGGCACTACGCCGTCGAGAACAAGGTCAGCGTGGGCGCGCACGACCTGCTGGCGCGAGAATTCCTCGGCGTAAGGACTGCCCGCGAGACGGCGGGTACCGCGGCGTGGATCCGCTCCTGCCAGAGCGGGGACGGCGGGTGGCCCAACTTCCACGGCGGGCCGGACGACCTCCCCACCACGGTCATGGCCTACACCGCGCTGCGGCTCGCGGGCGATGCCCCGGACCGGCCGCACATGCGAGCCGCCGCCGACCGCATCGCCCGTCTCGGCGGCCTGGAGCGGTGCCGCAACTCGACCCGCCTCTGGCTGGCCCTGGCAGGGCTGTGGCCGTGGGAGAAGGTTCGAACCCTCCCGCCCGAGCTCTTCCTGCTGCCCCGCCACGCCCCCGTCAGCCTCCATGAGGTCGGCTGCTGGGCGCGCCAGACCATTGTCGCGGTTTCCGTCCTGGGGGCGCTTCGGCCGGTGTGGCCTGTGGCCTTCGATCTCGCCGAGCTGCCCGACTGGAAGGAGCCCGGCCCGCGTATCCGCAGGCGGCGTTCGCCTCGCGGCCCGTTGCGGAGGCGCGCCCTGGCGGCGATGCGCGCGTGGATGGTGCAGCGGCAGGACGCCGACGGCTGCTGGGGAGCGGGGCATTCGGTCACCGTGTGCACGCTCCTGGCCCTCCTGGTGCTGGGCGAGCCGCCGGGCAGTCCGCTGGTGCGCTCCGCGGTCCGCGGCCTTGAGACCTTCGCCGACGACGACGGACCGATGCGGCGCGTCCGGTTCTCCCACTCCCCCGTGTGGGACACGGCGCACGTCGTCCTGGCGCTCCGCGCCGCCGGGCTGCCCGCGAGCCATCCGGCCCTGTCCCGCGCCGCGGCATGGCTGCTCGACCGGCAGTGCGACCGGACCGGCGACTGGGCGGTGCATCGGCCCGGACTCCAACCCGGCGGCTGGTCCTTCCAGTTCGCCAACGCCCACTACCCCGACTGCGACGACACGGCGCTGGTGGTGCGCGCCTTGCGAGCGGTGGCATCCTCCACGGCTCGGGAGGACGGGGCCGTGGTGCGCGGGGTGCGCTGGCTGTCCGGGATGGCATGCAAAGACGGCGGCTGGGCCGCGTTCGACGCTGATCTCGCGGTGGGGCTGCTACGGCGGCTGCGCATCACCGACGCCAACGTCCTCCTGCTCGACGGGACCACGGCGGACGTCACTGCGCACGCCGTGGAGACCCTGGCCGACGAAGGGCCGCGGTACGCCCGTACGGTACAGGCGGGGGCCGACTGGCTGCTGCGTGCGCAGGAGAACGACGGGTCCTGGTACGGACGCTGGGGCTGCAACCACGTCTACGGCACGGGTGCCGCGCTCCCCGCGCTCCGCGCCGCCGGGCTGCGCCGCGAGCACCTGGCCATCCGCCGGGGCGTCGCCTGGCTGCTCGACCACCAGAACCCCGACGGGGGGTGGGGCGAGGACCACCGTTCCTACCTGAACCCCTCCTGGCGCGGCCGGGGAGAGTCCACCGCCTCGCAGACCGCCTGGGCGCTGCAGGGCCTGCTCTCCGCCGGGGTAGACGGCACGGCCGTCCTGCGCGCAGTGGACTGGCTGGTGCGACGGCAGCTCCCCGACGGCACATGGCAGGAGGCTCAGTACACCGGGACCGGCATGCCATGGCGAGCGCCCATCCGCTACCGCTCCTACCCCATCGTCTTCCCCGTGCTCGCCCTGACCCAGTATCTGAAGGAGCCGAAGAATGCGACGTAGCCAGGCCGGGAGGGTGTGTCTGGTCACCGGTGGCGCGCAAGGCATCGGCTGGGCCATCGTCACAGCGCTTGCCGATCAGGGAGCCACAGTGCACGCCTGCGACATCTCCGACGAGCACCTGGACCGAGCGGCCTCCCTGATCGCGGCGCGACCCCGTGGCGGAGCGATCCATCTGACGCACTGCGACGTCTCTGTGCGAGAGCGGTGCCAGGAGTGGACGGCCGGCGTGCACCGCCGTGAGGGGCGCGTCGATGTCCTGGTGAACAACTGCGCCTACGTGCGCTGGACCGACCTGGAGTCGATGTCATGGGATGAGCTCGGACGCACCGTGCAGGTGGGTCTCCTCGCGACGGTGTACGCCACGAAAGCGGCCGTGCCGCTGATGCGTGCTGGAGGGTACGGACACATCGTCACCATGGGCTCGGCCGTCAGCCGCATTCCGATCCCTCCGTCCTCCGCCGCTTACGCGGCGGTGAAGGCAGGAGTCGAGGCATTCGTCCATGTGCTGCGGGCGGAGCTGACCGGCACTCCGGTGCACACCACGCTGATCCGCCCCGCGACCGTCGGCGGAACCGACTTCTTCCGCCGCCACGTACCCTCCCGCATCATGCCGCGCATGGCCGACTTCGTACCGGCCCTGACCCCGGCTCAGGTCGCCGGCTCGGTCGTCCGGGTCCTGGAACGTCCCCGCCCTACCGTCGACATTCCCGCGTATCTGCCGCTGCTGTACGTCCTGTACGCGTGCGCCCCCACTGTCTTTCGCCGGCTGACCGCCGTGGGCGGCTCGGCCCGACGGGACTTCGGTGCCGTGCCGTGGCACGCAGGTGGGAGGAGACCGCGATGACGCACCTGGATCTGCCCCCGGAAGTTCCCTGTCCACCGCCACCGTGGCGTGCCACGGGACGGATGTGGCTGGCCACCACCGAGTGCACCCACGAGATCGCGATCCCCTCCGATCTCGACGCCGTGGGCGGTGCGCGTCGTCTGGTCATCGGGCTCGTCCGGTACGAGGAGGGCACACTGCGCTACGACGAACTGGTCGTGGGCTCCGTCGTGCGCAGCGGCCGCAGGATCGGAGTGCTCGCCCAGCACATCTGGGTCGACGACCCCGCGTCGCTGTGGGGCGGGCGCCGACTGTGGGGCATACCCAAACAGCTGGCGAGTTTCGAATGGGACGGCCCGGCCGTCCATGTCAACTCCGGCGGCTCCCACCTCGCCGAGCTGGTTGTCCGCCCTGCCGCGAGCCGGCTACTGCCGCCGCTGCCCTTGCCGGCCACCGGCTTCGGTCAGCTCGGCGACCACCGCGTCTTCCTGCCCGGACGCATGCGAGCACGCCTCGCCCCGGCAACGATCGAGATCGGCCACTGGTCCCCACCGTTGCCGCCGATCACGGGCACGCGCCTGCGCGCCCTCGTCGCCATGCGGTGCCGGTTCACCTTCCCCGCCGGACGGGTCCTTGGCCCGGTCAACACCCCCGATCGCTCGTCGAGGAAGCGCCCATGACCACGGACAATGCCGATCAGCTGCCGGATCCGGAGGCCTGCGCCCCCGTATGCGCACACGCCGTCCACCTCATCTCCGACCTGCGCTCCTGGAACCAGCGGTACGGCGGAGTCGTGTCCGATGTCCGTCTGATCGGGATCGGCGTGTTCACGGCCTTCATCGCGCCTTGGCTCGGCCCCGGACAGCTTGTGCTTCCCGCACGGACCGCCGCCTGGTGCTGCGCCCTCGACGACTGCGCCGACAGCAAGGAAACCTCCCCGGAGGAGGTGGCCAGGCTCATCGACGCATGCCGTCATGTGCTCACCGGAGAAGACCCTGACACCGCGAATCCGATCGCCTGCGCCCTTGCGGCGGTCCGAGCCGATGTCGCGGAACGACGACTCTCCGCCGCCTTCGCACACGCCTGGAACCGCTCCCTGGACCGTGTGCTGTCCGCCACCCTCTTCGAGTGCCAGGCCCGGCATGACATCGCCGCCGGGTTGCCCGGCCCGTCGATTGAGGACTACCTGGCCCGAAGCACCGGATCGATCCTGGTCGAGGTGTTTCTGCTGAACCTGTGCGTCGCCGAGGCGCGACAGAATGCCGTCTCCCAACTGAAGGCGCTTGCTCCGGCTTTGTCGCACGCGGAGTACGCCGTCCGGCTCGGCAATGACGTCGCATCGCATCGGCGCGAACAGGCCGCGGGAGACATCAACGTGATCATGCTCGGGATGGCGCCGGAGGAAGCCCGGCGGCGCACCGCCGACCATGCCAGGCGCTGCCGTGACGAGCTCCGCCCCTTCCTCGACGCGGATCCACGCGGTTGCGCGGTCATGCTCGACCGCGCGACCAGACTCTTCGTCGGTATCCCGCCGCTCCTCGATACCGCCGGATGACAGGCCCCACCCCTCCTGGACGCCGGGGCGCCGGGGGCGCCGGAGGGGTCCTGACCGGCCTGGAAGAAGCGGGCCTGTCTTCGGCGGCCGCCCATCGGTATCGTCCGCCGGATGATCGCCGAACTCCAGTGCACCGTGCTCGACTGCCCTGACCCCGCGGCCCTGGCCCGTTTCTACGCGGCCGTCCTCGGCGGTGACGTCGACCGACCGGACCGCCGCTGGGCCACCGGCGACGGCTGGGCGACCGTGCACACGCCCTGCGGCCAGGTGCTCGCGTTCCAGCGGGTGGACGACTACCGCCCGCCGCGCCGGCCGGACCCGGCCCGGCCCCAGCAGTTCCACCTGGACTTCGCCGTCCCCGACCTGGAAGAGGCCGGCGTGCAGGTCCTGGCGCTGGGGGCCACGCTCCTGGACGCCGAGGGCGCCGAGCGGGGTTGGAGCGTCTACGCGGACCCGGCCGGCCACCCGTTCTGCCTGGTCCGCCACTGATTCCGGCGGCGTTACGCGCGCACGATGCCCTGCGCGCGAGCGGCGGCCAGCCATGACGGGAACTCGGAGACGAGCCGGTCGTACAGCTCGTCGTCCCGGACCTTTCGCGGGTCCTGGCCGGCGTGGAAGAAGCCCGCGTTGTCCACGGGGCGCTTCGCCGGGACGGCCAGGTCGTCGAGCTTGCGCAGGAACTCGAACTGCCGGCTGCCGGGGTCACCGAAGCCGATGAACTGCCAGAAGATCGGCAGCTTGGCCGCCTTGCACAGGTACCGCTCCGCGGCAAGCTTGTTGATCGGCCCGCCGTCCGTCTGGAAGACGACGAGAGCGGGCGCCGTGGCACCGCTGTCCAGGTAGTGGTCGATGACCGCGTCCATGGCGAGGTGGTAGCTGGTCTTGCCCATGTGTCCGAGCCCGGCGACGATCCGGTCGATCCGGCCCTCGTGGTCGGCGAGCGCGATGTCCGTCTCCGCGTCGATGTCCGTGGAGAAGAACACGACCGGCACCCGCCCGTCGTCGTCGAGATGGGCCGAGAGCCCCAGCACCCGGTCGGCGAGAGCCTGAACGCTGCCGTCCTTGTAGTACGGCTTCATGGAGCCGGAATAGTCGACGACCAGGTAGACGGCCGCGCGCTGACCGTTCAGCCCGTGCCTCTCCAGCGAGACGCCCGCGCTCTTGTAGAGGCTGACGAGGTCCGGGGCGGACTCCTCCATCTTGCGGAGGCTGATACCCGCCATGGCTAGATGACGCAGCCCTTCACGGCGGCGACGAACGACGCCCAGCCCGCGGCCGGGAAGACGAGCGCGGGGCCCTCGGGCCTCTTGCTGTCGCGTACGGGGACGAGGCCAGGAAGGTCGGCGACCTCCACGCAACTGCCGCCCGTGCCATCGCTGTAGGACGACTTGCGCCAGACGGCACGGCTCAACTCTGCGGTGTTCATGCGATCCTGTAGTCCTCCGCCACCGATTCCAGCAGGTCGAGGGACGCCCTCGGCGACAGCGCAGCGGCCCTGGCGAGATCGTATGACCTCTGGCACTGCTCGACCAGGGCAGGATCGTCGATGAGTTGGCCGCTGCCCGCCCCCTCCGTGTACACCACCGCAGGTGCGTCGTCGAAGGTCATCACGGACACCATGCTGGCGATGAAAGCCTCGTTCATGGCGGTGAAGGGAAGCACCTGCACCACCGCTCTGCGGCTCCGTCCCTGTTCCGCGATGTGCAGAAGCTGCTCACGCATCGCCCCGGGGCCGCCCATCGGCGTCCGGAGCACCGCCTCCTGGAGGATCGCCCACAGCACCGGCCTCGTCGGATCGCCGAGGACGCCCTGCCGGTCCATCCGGGCGCGGACACGTTCCTCAACACTGTCCTGAGACGCGAACGGCGTGGCGGTGCGTGTGATGGCGCGCATACGTCTCCGTCTGGAGGAGTCCCGGTACCAGCACCGGCGCGTACTCGCAGATCGTCTTCGCCAGCCGCTCCAGCTCCGCCGCGTCCGCGAAGTAGTCCGCCACCTTCGACGTGCGGGCCAGCCGGCACAGCCGCTGAAGGTGCTCCCCGCTGCCCAGTACCTCGTCCAGCTGCTTCGACATCTCCAGCTGCGGCCGTCGCGTCGCGTTCTCGAACTGGCCGATGTAGGTGGCGGAGCAGAAGACCCGCTCCCCGACCTGTTCCTGCGAGAGCCGCGCGGCCTCGCGCAGTCTGCGCAGCTCCGAGCCGTAGAAGGCCCTCGGGTCGGTGTACGGGTCGGTGTTCCTGGGCTCGGTCATGGCCAAGGTCCCCTTTGCGCAACGCACTTGCCGGTCCTACCGAGCGTAGCCGTTGCCCATCGCTGCGTGAGGGCGGAATCCGGTATCCGCGCATGCGAACGCACCGCGGCGCCTGCCCGGTGTCCGGTCGGGGACGGTTGGGCAGGCGCCGCGGTCTGTTCCGTACGCCGTTGTACGGGACGAATGTGAGGGTGGTTCAGGCCGTCAGCGCACGGTCCGTCGGGCGGATGGGGGCGGGCAGTTCGCTCACGCCCGTCAGGAAGCGGTCCACGCCGCGGGCGGCCGAGCGGCCCTCGGCGATGGCCCAGACGATGAGCGACTGGCCGCGGCCGGCGTCGCCGGCGACGAAGACGCCGTCGACGTTGGTCGCGAAGTCCCCGTCGCGCGCGACGTTGCCGCGCTCGTCGAGCTCCAGGCCGAACTGGGAGACCAGGCCGTTCTGGACGTCCGTGCCGGTGAATCCCATGGCGAGGGTGACCAGCTGGGCCGGGATGACGCGCTCCGTGCCCGGCTTCTGCGTCAGCTTGCCGTCGACGAACTCGACCTCGATGAGGTGCAGGGACTGGACGTTGCCGTCCTCGTCGCCCTCGAAGTGGGTGGTCGAGACGGAGTAGACCCGCTCGCCGCCCTCCTCGTGCGCGGACGTCACCTTGTAGACCATCGGGAACGTCGGCCAGGGCTGGTTGGCGTTCCGCTCGTCGCCCGGCCGGGGCATGATCTCCAGCTGGGTGACGGACGCCGCGCCCTGGCGGTGGGCCGTGCCGACACAGTCCGCGCCGGTGTCGCCGCCGCCGATGACGACGACGTGCTTGCCCTCAGCGGTGATCGGCGGGGCCACGAAGTCACCCTCGACGACCTTGTTGGAGAGCGGCAGGTACTCCATCGCCTGGTGGATGCCGTTCAGCTCACGGCCCGGGACCGGAAGGTCGCGGGCGGTCGTGGCGCCGGCGGCGATGACGACGGCGTCGTACCGGCGGCGCAGCTTCGCCGCGTCGATGTCGCGGCCGACCTCCACGCCCGTGCGGAACTTGGTGCCCTCCGCGCGCATCTGCTCGATACGGCGGTTGATGTGCCGCTTCTCCATCTTGAACTCGGGGATGCCGTAGCGCAGCAGTCCGCCGATACGGTCGGCGCGCTCGTACACGGCGACCGTGTGGCCCGCCCGGGTCAGCTGCTGGGCGGCGGCGAGACCCGCCGGGCCGGAGCCGATGACCGCGACGGTCTTGCCGGAGAGCCGCTCCGGCGGCTGCGGCCTGACGTCGCCCGTGTCCCACGCCTTGTCGATGATGGAGACTTCGACGTTCTTGATGGTGACGGCCGGCTGGTTGATGCCGAGGACGCACGCCGACTCGCACGGGGCGGGGCAGAGCCGGCCCGTGAACTCCGGGAAGTTGTTGGTGGCGTGCAGCCGCTCGCTCGCGGCCTGCCAGTCCTCCCGGTAGGCGTAGTCGTTCCACTCGGGGATGAGGTTCCCGAGCGGGCAGCCGTTGTGGCAGAAGGGGATGCCGCAGTCCATGCAGCGCCCGGCCTGCTTGCTGATGATCGGCAGCAGGGAGCCGGGAACGTAGACCTCGTTCCAGTCCTTCACCCGCTCGCCCACCGGACGGGTCCTGGCGACCTCGCGCCCGGTGGTCAGGAAGCCCTTGGGGTCAGCCATTCGCCGCCTCCATCATCTTCTCGGTGGTCTCGCGCTCGGAGAGACCGGCGAGCTCAGCGGCGTCCTTGGCGGCGAGCACTGCCTTGTACGTGGTCGGGATGATCTTGCTGAAGCGGTCCACGGACGCGGACCAGTCGGCAAGCAGCTTCTCGGCGACGGTGGAGCCCGTCTCCTCGTGGTGGCGGCGCACGACGTCGTGCAGCCACTGCCTGTCGTTGTCGTCCAGCGTCTCGACGGCGCCCGCGTTGCCGACGTTGACGTTGTCCTTGTCGAGGTCGATGACGTACGCGATGCCGCCGGACATACCGGCCGCGAAGTTGCGTCCCGTCTCGCCGAGTACGACGGCGTGGCCGCCGGTCATGTACTCGCAGCCGTGGTCGCCCACGCCCTCGGAGACCACCAGCGCGCCGGAGTTGCGGACGCAGAAGCGCTCGCCGACCCGGCCGCGCAGGAACATCTCGCCGCCGGTGGCGCCGTAGGCGAGGGTGTTGCCCGCGATGGTCGAGTACTCGGCCAGATGGTCGGCGCCGCGGTCCGGGCGGACGACGACGCGGCCGCCGGAGAGGCCCTTGCCGACGTAGTCGTTGGCGTCGCCCTCCAGGCGCAGCGTGACGCCGTGCGGCACGAAGGCGCCGAAGGACTGGCCTGCCGAGCCGGTGAAGGTGATGTCGATGGTGTCGTCGGGCAGGCCCGCGCCGCCGAACTTCTTGGTCACCTCGTGGCCGAGCATCGTGCCGACGGTCCTGTTGATGTTCCGGATCGCGACCTGGGCGCGGACGGGCTGGGCGTCCTCGGCGGTGGCCGCGGCCAGCGCGTCGGCGGACAGCTTGATCAGCTCGTTGTCCAGCGCCTTCTCCAGGCCGTGGTCCTGCTCGACCAGCTGGTGGCGTACGGCGCCGTCGGGCAGCTCGGGCACGTAGAAGAGCGGCTCCAGGTCGAGGCCCTGCGCCTTCCAGTGGTCCACGGCCCGGGTGGTGTCCAGCACCTCGGCGTGGCCGACGGCCTCCTCCAGGGTGCGGAAGCCCAGCTCGGCGAGGAGCTCGCGGACCTCTTCGGCGATGAACCGGAAGAAGTTGACGACGTACTCGGCCTGGCCGTTGAACCGCTCCCGCAGCACCGGGTTCTGCGTGGCGATGCCGACCGGGCAGGTGTCGAGGTGGCAGACGCGCATCATGACGCAGCCGGAGACGACGAGCGGCGCGGTCGCGAAACCGAACTCCTCGGCGCCGAGCAGCGCGGCGATGACGACGTCGCGGCCGGTCTTCAGCTGGCCGTCGGTCTGTACGACGATGCGGTCGCGCAGGCCGTTGAGCAGCAGCGTCTGCTGGGTCTCGGCGAGGCCGAGCTCCCAGGGGCCGCCCGCGTGCTTCAGCGACGTGAGCGGGGACGCGCCCGTACCGCCGTCGTGGCCGGAGATCAGGACGACATCCGCGTGGGCCTTGGAGACACCCGCGGCCACGGTCCCGACGCCGACCTCGGACACCAGCTTCACATGGATGCGGGCGGCCGGGTTGGCGTTCTTGAGGTCGTGGATCAGCTGCGCCAGGTCCTCGATGGAGTAGATGTCGTGGTGCGGCGGCGGGGAGATCAGACCGACGCCGGCCGTGCTGTGCCGGGTCCTGGCGATCCACGGGTAGACCTTGTGGCCGGGCAGCTGGCCGCCCTCGCCGGGCTTGGCGCCCTGGGCCATCTTGATCTGGATGTCGTCCGCGTTGACCAGGTACTCGGAGGTGACGCCGAAGCGGCCGGAGGCGACCTGCTTGATCGACGAACGCCGCGCCGGGTCGTAAAGGCGCTCCGGGTCCTCGCCGCCCTCACCGGTGTTGGACTTGCCGCCCAGCTGGTTCATGGCGATGGCGAGGGTCTCGTGCGCCTCCTTGGAGATGGAGCCGTACGACATGGCGCCGGTGGAGAAGCGCTTGACGATCTCGGCCGCCGGCTCGACCTCGTCGATGGAGATCGGCTCGCGGCCCGACTTGAAGCCGAACAGGCCGCGCAGCGTCATGAGCCGCTCGGACTGCTCGTTCACGCGGTCCGTGTACTTCTTGAAGATGTCGTACCGCTTGGTGCGCGTGGCGTGCTGCAGGCGGAAGACGGTCTCCGGGTCGAAGAGGTGCGGCTCGCCCTCGCGGCGCCACTGGTACTCGCCGCCGATCTCCAGCGCGCGGTGCGCCGGGGCGATGCCGCTGGCCGGGTACGCCTTGGCGTGCCGGGCGGCGACCTCCTTGGCGATGACGTCGAGGCCGGCGCCGCCGATCTTGGTGGCCGTGCCGTTGAAGTACCGGTCGACGAAGGACTCTTCGAGGCCGACGGCCTCGAAGACCTGTGCGCCGCGGTAGGAGGCGACGGTCGAGATACCCATCTTGGACATGACCTTGAGAACGCCCTTGCCCAGGGCGTAGATCAGGTTGCGGATGGCCTTCTCGGGCTCGATGCCCTCGATGAACGTACCGGCGCGCAGCAGGTCCTCGACCGACTCCATCGCCAGGTACGGGTTGACGGCGGCCGCGCCGTAGCCGATCAGCAGGGCGACGTGGTGCACCTCGCGGACGTCACCGGCCTCCACCAGCAGACCCACCTGGGTGCGCTGCTTGGTGCGGATGAGGTGGTGGTGCACGGCGGCGGTGAGCAGCAGCGACGGGATCGGGGCGTGCTCGGCGTCGGAGTGCCGGTCGGAGAGCACGATCAGCCGGGCGCCGCCCTCGATGGCGGCGTCGGCCTCGGCGCAGATCTCCTCGATACGGGCGGCGAGGGCGTCGCCGCCGCCGGAGACCCGGTAGAGGCCGGAGAGGGTCACGGCCTTCATGCCGGGCATGTCGCCGTCGGCGTTGATGTGGATGAGCTTGGCCAGCTCGTCGTTGTCGATCACCGGGAAGGGCAGCGTGACCGAGCGGCAGGAGGCCGCGGTCGGCTCCAGGAGGTTGCCCTGCGGGCCGAGGGACGAGTACAGCGAGGTGACGAGCTCCTCGCGGATGGCGTCCAGCGGCGGGTTGGTGACCTGCGCGAAGAGCTGGGTGAAGTAGTCGAAGAGCAGCCGGGGGCGCTCGGAGAGCGCGGCGATCGGCGAGTCGGTGCCCATGGAGCCGATCGGCTCGGCGCCGGCGCGGGCCATCGGTGCGAGGAGGACGCGCAGCTCCTCCTCGGTGTAGCCGAAGGTCTGCTGCCGGCGGGTGACCGAGGCGTGGGTGTGGACGATGTGCTCGCGCTCGGGAAGGTCCTCGAGCTCGATCTCGCCGGTCTCCAGCCAGTCCTGGTACGGGTGCTCGGCGGCGAGGGCGGCCTTGATCTCGTCGTCCTCGA from Streptomyces formicae includes these protein-coding regions:
- a CDS encoding vWA domain-containing protein, with the protein product MAGISLRKMEESAPDLVSLYKSAGVSLERHGLNGQRAAVYLVVDYSGSMKPYYKDGSVQALADRVLGLSAHLDDDGRVPVVFFSTDIDAETDIALADHEGRIDRIVAGLGHMGKTSYHLAMDAVIDHYLDSGATAPALVVFQTDGGPINKLAAERYLCKAAKLPIFWQFIGFGDPGSRQFEFLRKLDDLAVPAKRPVDNAGFFHAGQDPRKVRDDELYDRLVSEFPSWLAAARAQGIVRA
- the gltB gene encoding glutamate synthase large subunit, with the protein product MRSDAWSPMDGRPAPQGMYDPRNEHDACGVGFVATLTGVASHELVEQALTVLRNLEHRGATGSEPDSGDGAGILLQVPDAFLREVTDFELPEAGSYAVGIAFVPAGTESDTVSQIETIAADEGLDVLGWREVPVAPELLGATARSTMPVFRQLFVADGESTGITLDRKAFVLRKRAEREAGVYFPSLSARTIVYKGMLTTGQLEPFFPDLSDRRFATAVALVHSRFSTNTFPSWPLAHPYRFVAHNGEINTVKGNRNWMRARESQLVSDLFGGDKLERTFPVCTPDASDSASFDEVLELLHLGGRSLPHSVLMMVPEAWENHDSMDPARRAFYQYHSTMMEPWDGPACVTFTDGTQVGAVLDRNGLRPGRYWVTDEGLVVLSSEVGVLDIDPAKVVRKGRLQPGRMFLVDTAEHRIIEDDEIKAALAAEHPYQDWLETGEIELEDLPEREHIVHTHASVTRRQQTFGYTEEELRVLLAPMARAGAEPIGSMGTDSPIAALSERPRLLFDYFTQLFAQVTNPPLDAIREELVTSLYSSLGPQGNLLEPTAASCRSVTLPFPVIDNDELAKLIHINADGDMPGMKAVTLSGLYRVSGGGDALAARIEEICAEADAAIEGGARLIVLSDRHSDAEHAPIPSLLLTAAVHHHLIRTKQRTQVGLLVEAGDVREVHHVALLIGYGAAAVNPYLAMESVEDLLRAGTFIEGIEPEKAIRNLIYALGKGVLKVMSKMGISTVASYRGAQVFEAVGLEESFVDRYFNGTATKIGGAGLDVIAKEVAARHAKAYPASGIAPAHRALEIGGEYQWRREGEPHLFDPETVFRLQHATRTKRYDIFKKYTDRVNEQSERLMTLRGLFGFKSGREPISIDEVEPAAEIVKRFSTGAMSYGSISKEAHETLAIAMNQLGGKSNTGEGGEDPERLYDPARRSSIKQVASGRFGVTSEYLVNADDIQIKMAQGAKPGEGGQLPGHKVYPWIARTRHSTAGVGLISPPPHHDIYSIEDLAQLIHDLKNANPAARIHVKLVSEVGVGTVAAGVSKAHADVVLISGHDGGTGASPLTSLKHAGGPWELGLAETQQTLLLNGLRDRIVVQTDGQLKTGRDVVIAALLGAEEFGFATAPLVVSGCVMMRVCHLDTCPVGIATQNPVLRERFNGQAEYVVNFFRFIAEEVRELLAELGFRTLEEAVGHAEVLDTTRAVDHWKAQGLDLEPLFYVPELPDGAVRHQLVEQDHGLEKALDNELIKLSADALAAATAEDAQPVRAQVAIRNINRTVGTMLGHEVTKKFGGAGLPDDTIDITFTGSAGQSFGAFVPHGVTLRLEGDANDYVGKGLSGGRVVVRPDRGADHLAEYSTIAGNTLAYGATGGEMFLRGRVGERFCVRNSGALVVSEGVGDHGCEYMTGGHAVVLGETGRNFAAGMSGGIAYVIDLDKDNVNVGNAGAVETLDDNDRQWLHDVVRRHHEETGSTVAEKLLADWSASVDRFSKIIPTTYKAVLAAKDAAELAGLSERETTEKMMEAANG
- a CDS encoding VOC family protein — its product is MIAELQCTVLDCPDPAALARFYAAVLGGDVDRPDRRWATGDGWATVHTPCGQVLAFQRVDDYRPPRRPDPARPQQFHLDFAVPDLEEAGVQVLALGATLLDAEGAERGWSVYADPAGHPFCLVRH
- a CDS encoding prenyltransferase/squalene oxidase repeat-containing protein: MATDQASSQLRERTAAAVERARDTMLAAQTADGYWHYAVENKVSVGAHDLLAREFLGVRTARETAGTAAWIRSCQSGDGGWPNFHGGPDDLPTTVMAYTALRLAGDAPDRPHMRAAADRIARLGGLERCRNSTRLWLALAGLWPWEKVRTLPPELFLLPRHAPVSLHEVGCWARQTIVAVSVLGALRPVWPVAFDLAELPDWKEPGPRIRRRRSPRGPLRRRALAAMRAWMVQRQDADGCWGAGHSVTVCTLLALLVLGEPPGSPLVRSAVRGLETFADDDGPMRRVRFSHSPVWDTAHVVLALRAAGLPASHPALSRAAAWLLDRQCDRTGDWAVHRPGLQPGGWSFQFANAHYPDCDDTALVVRALRAVASSTAREDGAVVRGVRWLSGMACKDGGWAAFDADLAVGLLRRLRITDANVLLLDGTTADVTAHAVETLADEGPRYARTVQAGADWLLRAQENDGSWYGRWGCNHVYGTGAALPALRAAGLRREHLAIRRGVAWLLDHQNPDGGWGEDHRSYLNPSWRGRGESTASQTAWALQGLLSAGVDGTAVLRAVDWLVRRQLPDGTWQEAQYTGTGMPWRAPIRYRSYPIVFPVLALTQYLKEPKNAT
- a CDS encoding DUF397 domain-containing protein; translated protein: MNTAELSRAVWRKSSYSDGTGGSCVEVADLPGLVPVRDSKRPEGPALVFPAAGWASFVAAVKGCVI
- a CDS encoding SDR family NAD(P)-dependent oxidoreductase, with protein sequence MRRSQAGRVCLVTGGAQGIGWAIVTALADQGATVHACDISDEHLDRAASLIAARPRGGAIHLTHCDVSVRERCQEWTAGVHRREGRVDVLVNNCAYVRWTDLESMSWDELGRTVQVGLLATVYATKAAVPLMRAGGYGHIVTMGSAVSRIPIPPSSAAYAAVKAGVEAFVHVLRAELTGTPVHTTLIRPATVGGTDFFRRHVPSRIMPRMADFVPALTPAQVAGSVVRVLERPRPTVDIPAYLPLLYVLYACAPTVFRRLTAVGGSARRDFGAVPWHAGGRRPR
- a CDS encoding acetoacetate decarboxylase family protein, producing the protein MTHLDLPPEVPCPPPPWRATGRMWLATTECTHEIAIPSDLDAVGGARRLVIGLVRYEEGTLRYDELVVGSVVRSGRRIGVLAQHIWVDDPASLWGGRRLWGIPKQLASFEWDGPAVHVNSGGSHLAELVVRPAASRLLPPLPLPATGFGQLGDHRVFLPGRMRARLAPATIEIGHWSPPLPPITGTRLRALVAMRCRFTFPAGRVLGPVNTPDRSSRKRP
- a CDS encoding terpene synthase family protein — encoded protein: MFTAFIAPWLGPGQLVLPARTAAWCCALDDCADSKETSPEEVARLIDACRHVLTGEDPDTANPIACALAAVRADVAERRLSAAFAHAWNRSLDRVLSATLFECQARHDIAAGLPGPSIEDYLARSTGSILVEVFLLNLCVAEARQNAVSQLKALAPALSHAEYAVRLGNDVASHRREQAAGDINVIMLGMAPEEARRRTADHARRCRDELRPFLDADPRGCAVMLDRATRLFVGIPPLLDTAG
- a CDS encoding glutamate synthase subunit beta, whose product is MADPKGFLTTGREVARTRPVGERVKDWNEVYVPGSLLPIISKQAGRCMDCGIPFCHNGCPLGNLIPEWNDYAYREDWQAASERLHATNNFPEFTGRLCPAPCESACVLGINQPAVTIKNVEVSIIDKAWDTGDVRPQPPERLSGKTVAVIGSGPAGLAAAQQLTRAGHTVAVYERADRIGGLLRYGIPEFKMEKRHINRRIEQMRAEGTKFRTGVEVGRDIDAAKLRRRYDAVVIAAGATTARDLPVPGRELNGIHQAMEYLPLSNKVVEGDFVAPPITAEGKHVVVIGGGDTGADCVGTAHRQGAASVTQLEIMPRPGDERNANQPWPTFPMVYKVTSAHEEGGERVYSVSTTHFEGDEDGNVQSLHLIEVEFVDGKLTQKPGTERVIPAQLVTLAMGFTGTDVQNGLVSQFGLELDERGNVARDGDFATNVDGVFVAGDAGRGQSLIVWAIAEGRSAARGVDRFLTGVSELPAPIRPTDRALTA